The Echinicola rosea genome has a segment encoding these proteins:
- the rpsD gene encoding 30S ribosomal protein S4 yields MARYRGPKAKISRKFGEPIEGQSKALQKKNYPPGQHGRGRRKKQSEYAIQLAEKQKAKYIYGVLERQFAKMFGIASRKQGITGENLLQLLEARLDNTVFRLGIAPTRRGARQLVSHKHILVNGELVNIPSYTLKPGDIVSVRERSKSLEAITSSLAGRANRYSWLEWDNNSLSGKFVSVPVREDIPENIKEQLIVELYSK; encoded by the coding sequence ATGGCTAGATATAGAGGTCCAAAAGCGAAAATTTCTAGAAAATTCGGAGAGCCTATCGAAGGACAGAGCAAGGCACTTCAGAAGAAAAACTATCCTCCTGGTCAACACGGAAGAGGAAGAAGAAAGAAGCAGTCTGAATATGCAATTCAGCTAGCTGAAAAGCAAAAAGCAAAATACATCTACGGTGTATTGGAGCGTCAGTTTGCCAAAATGTTTGGAATTGCTTCCAGAAAACAAGGAATTACCGGTGAAAACCTTCTTCAGTTGTTGGAAGCTCGTCTGGACAACACGGTGTTCAGATTGGGTATAGCACCGACCAGACGAGGAGCGAGACAATTGGTTTCTCATAAGCATATATTGGTAAATGGGGAATTGGTTAACATTCCTTCATATACATTAAAACCAGGTGATATTGTGTCAGTTAGAGAGCGATCTAAGTCGCTTGAGGCGATTACCTCCAGTCTTGCAGGTAGAGCAAACCGTTATTCCTGGTTAGAGTGGGATAATAATTCACTATCTGGTAAGTTTGTAAGTGTTCCCGTAAGAGAGGACATTCCTGAGAATATCAAGGAGCAACTTATCGTCGAATTATACTCTAAGTAA
- the rpsK gene encoding 30S ribosomal protein S11, with the protein MAQRRNDKAKGKKRVVKVEAVGQAHIKASFNNIIISITNNSGQVISWASAGKMGFRGSKKNTPYAAQMAAQNCGQVAYDLGLRKIEVFVKGPGSGRESAIRTLQNVGLDVTTIIDVTPLPHNGCRPPKRRRV; encoded by the coding sequence ATGGCTCAAAGAAGAAACGATAAAGCGAAAGGAAAAAAGAGAGTTGTTAAGGTGGAAGCTGTAGGCCAGGCCCACATCAAAGCTTCTTTTAACAACATCATTATTTCCATTACCAATAATTCAGGTCAAGTGATTTCCTGGGCTTCAGCCGGTAAGATGGGCTTCAGAGGTTCTAAGAAAAACACTCCATATGCCGCTCAAATGGCCGCACAAAATTGTGGACAGGTAGCATATGACCTGGGTCTTCGTAAGATCGAAGTGTTTGTAAAAGGTCCAGGTTCTGGTAGAGAGTCTGCAATCAGAACATTGCAGAATGTAGGTCTTGATGTTACTACGATTATCGATGTGACTCCGCTTCCTCATAATGGATGTCGTCCTCCAAAACGTAGAAGAGTTTAA
- the rpsM gene encoding 30S ribosomal protein S13, producing the protein MARIAGVDIPDNKRGEIGLTYIFGIGRSSAKAILTKAGISFDKKAGEWTDDESTAIRNIIAEEFKTEGVLKSEVQLNIKRLMDIGCYRGLRHRKGLPVRGQKTKNNARTRKGKRKTVANKKKATK; encoded by the coding sequence ATGGCTAGAATTGCAGGTGTTGACATTCCCGACAATAAGCGCGGGGAAATTGGCTTGACCTATATCTTCGGAATAGGCAGAAGCTCTGCGAAAGCGATCCTTACAAAAGCGGGAATATCGTTTGATAAAAAGGCCGGAGAGTGGACAGATGATGAATCTACCGCGATCAGGAATATCATTGCTGAAGAGTTCAAAACAGAAGGTGTTTTGAAATCCGAGGTTCAGTTGAACATTAAGAGATTGATGGATATCGGTTGTTATAGAGGTCTTCGTCATAGAAAAGGGCTTCCAGTAAGAGGTCAGAAGACAAAGAACAACGCTAGAACTAGAAAAGGTAAGAGAAAGACTGTTGCTAACAAGAAGAAGGCAACTAAATAA
- the ykgO gene encoding type B 50S ribosomal protein L36: MKVKASIKKRSADCKVIRRKGKLYVINKKNPKFKQRQG; the protein is encoded by the coding sequence ATGAAAGTAAAGGCATCTATCAAAAAGAGAAGTGCTGACTGTAAAGTGATCAGAAGAAAAGGTAAACTTTACGTCATCAACAAGAAGAATCCTAAGTTTAAACAAAGACAAGGTTAA
- the infA gene encoding translation initiation factor IF-1, which produces MAKQASIEQDGTIIEALSNAMFKVELENGHQLIAHISGKMRMNYIKILPGDKVKLEMSPYDLSKGRIVYRYK; this is translated from the coding sequence ATGGCTAAACAAGCATCAATAGAGCAGGATGGCACGATCATAGAAGCGTTATCCAACGCGATGTTTAAAGTGGAACTGGAAAATGGACATCAACTGATTGCCCATATTTCCGGTAAAATGAGAATGAATTACATAAAGATCTTGCCTGGGGACAAGGTAAAACTAGAAATGTCTCCATATGATCTTTCGAAAGGCAGAATTGTATATCGATATAAATAA
- the map gene encoding type I methionyl aminopeptidase — protein MIHYKTSEEVQLIKESAQILGKAHGEVAKLVKAGVTTSHLDKIAEEFIRDHGGVPSFKGYNGFPASLCISVNEVVVHGFPSDRVLKDGDIISIDCGVFHQGFHSDCAYTYPVGEVSPKVLSLLKDTKESLYLGIEKAVLGNRIGDVGNAIQKFVEARGYTVVRELVGHGVGKSLHESPEVPNYGKKGSGPLLKDGMVIAIEPMVNLGTRNVVQERDGWTIRTADRKPSAHYEHTIAIFEDRTEILTTHQYIEENFKF, from the coding sequence ATGATACACTACAAGACTTCAGAAGAAGTCCAGTTAATTAAAGAAAGTGCTCAAATATTAGGCAAGGCTCACGGAGAAGTGGCCAAGCTTGTTAAGGCAGGGGTAACGACCTCACACCTTGATAAAATTGCTGAAGAATTTATAAGGGATCACGGAGGAGTACCTTCCTTTAAAGGTTACAATGGTTTTCCCGCCTCATTATGTATTTCTGTGAACGAAGTAGTAGTTCATGGATTTCCTAGTGATAGAGTTTTGAAAGATGGCGATATAATCTCAATAGATTGTGGAGTCTTTCACCAAGGTTTTCATAGCGATTGCGCTTATACTTACCCTGTCGGTGAAGTTTCCCCAAAAGTATTGTCATTGCTCAAAGACACTAAAGAGTCATTGTACCTAGGTATTGAAAAAGCCGTGTTAGGTAATCGAATTGGTGATGTCGGTAATGCCATCCAAAAGTTTGTCGAGGCCCGCGGATATACAGTGGTAAGAGAGCTCGTCGGACATGGTGTTGGCAAGAGCCTCCATGAGTCGCCAGAGGTTCCAAATTACGGTAAAAAAGGGAGTGGCCCTTTGTTAAAAGATGGTATGGTAATCGCCATTGAGCCCATGGTAAATCTAGGAACCAGGAATGTCGTCCAAGAAAGAGATGGATGGACGATTAGGACCGCGGACCGGAAGCCGTCGGCACATTACGAACATACCATAGCAATATTTGAGGATAGGACAGAAATACTCACTACGCATCAATACATAGAAGAAAACTTTAAATTCTAA